From the genome of Streptomyces sp. NBC_01304:
TGGTCGCGGTCGCCCTTGGCGCGGTCCTCATCGTGGACGGCCGCCTGGCCGAGCACGGCGTGCGCCCTTCAGGGTGGGCAACAGTGCTGCGCTGGTTCGCCGGACTCGGCACGTGGCTGATGAACTGCTGGGCCTCGCTGTGGCCGGCCGGGTCACCGTTCGGGATGCCGCGTGACATCGACCCGGCCGGGTTGGTGCTCCACTCGATTCCACCCCTACTACTGATCCTCCTGGCGGAGGCGATCACGTTCTATCGGCGCGCGATCCTGAAGCGGATCGACGTGCTGCGCGTTCAGGTGGACACCGGCCACACAGCGGTGAACGCCCCGCAGGCGCAGCCCCTGTTCACCCCTGATGACAGGCCGCGACCGAAGCCGGTCGAGGTGCCGTCCCAGAACGCGTTGCCGCTGGTCATCTGCGGTGGACGCGAGGTGTACGCCCCGAGCGTTCCCCCGCTGTCCACCGTGAACAGCTCGGAAGCCGAACCTGAGCCCCGACTGTCCACCCAGGAAGCGTTCGAGGCCATCCGGGAGTGCTGGGTGAACGGCGTCTCGATCCGAGATGCGGCCCGCAAGTCCACCCGTTCCACCACCCACGTTCACAACGTCTATCAGCGCTTGGCCAAGGAGGGCGAAGGCCCCTCGCTGATCGCGGTGGGCGGGGGATGAGTGCTGATGCCCACCGCCTACGCCAAGTGCTACGACCCGCTCAGGCTCCGCTACGGCATACCGACATACCCCTGGCGCATGGCACCCGAAGGCCTCGCCACCCGGCGTCAGTTACGGGCGATGGGGCTGCGGCCCGGCGGTCAGTTGATTGTCGCGCAGACCATGCGGATCAACCGCCGCCAGGGCGGCCCGCGGGTCGCCTACCTGTACGACATCGCGCGGGCGAAGCCGGTGCGGCCGATGACCTCGCGCAAGTGGGGTGCGCTCGCGCTGGCGATGCTCGCCCGTCGCACCTGTCCGGTCTGCCAAGTCGCCTACAGCTACTGCATCCCGACCTCGCTCGGCATGTGCGTGCTGTGCGCCGACGAACAGTGCACCGCCTGAAATCCCCTCACTGAACTGGGAGTTTCCTCATGGCACAGAGCACGAACCGACGTCGCATCTTCGAGGGCGTCATGGTCCTCATCACGTTCACGCTGGCTGTGTGGATCAGCGTGCGGCTGGACTCCTACGGAGTCCCGATCAGCCTGGTCATCCCGTGCGGGCTGGGAGTTGTTTCCTCCGGGATGTCGATGCTGTCGCAGCTCACGCAGGCCCGGGCGGGGACACTGCACCGCTGCCCGGCTGAGGGCTGTGCCTTCTCCGTCCGGGTGGAGAACGTGGATGCGGCGGAGTCCCGTCGCTGGCAGGAGATCGCTGCCGCCCACCCCGCCCATCCCCTCGCCTGAACAGCGCGTTTCCCACTCATGCGCAGGGCCCGAACGCCACCTTCTCACCAGCGCGTTCGGGCCCTGCTCCTCCTCCAAAAGGAGTGCACTCAGCATGACCGACACCCACATGGAAGCGGTAGTGGCCCCCGCCGCTACCGACCCTCCGACTCCACAGCCTGTGGACACGGCAGGCACAAAGACCGAGGTAGAGCACACACCGGGCGGCTGGCCCGTGGTGCCGTTGGCGTTCTCCGGGGCGAACTCGACCGTGTCCATGGTGGCTGCGGCCGGTCTGGCCGGTGGGCCGATCGCCGCCGCGGTGGCTGCTACCGGCGCGGTGGTGCTTGGCACGGTCGCCTCGCACCGCTCCCGCAACCCCCGGCCCAAGCGGGCCGCGCGGCGTACCGCAGCCCGTACGGCGGGCCGTCAGCACGCAGCCCTGCACCGTTCAAGCGGACTCACCCCCGCGGCCCGTAGCGCTGGTTCGGCCGGCCGCCGCACGGCAGGCGGCGCGGGCCGGATGCCCGGGCAGACGCGTGGCAGGGGCAGTGCGGGCAACGGCCGCAGCGCTGCCGGGCTGGGCCGTCACGGTGCGGGCAAGCACCGCAGCGGGACGGCCTCCCTGAACAAGCCCGCCGGGCTCAAGTCCGGCCGCAGTTCCCTGGCTGGGGCTGCGGGCAGGGTGGGTCAGGTCAAGGCGCTGCGGGCCGGGCAGAAGGCCGCAGGCGGTACGCGCGGTCAGAAGCGGGCGCAGACCGCAGCGGCCCGGCGGGCGGTCGCGGATGCCCGACGTAACACCCCGAAGCTCAACAAGCCCCAGACCAGCGGGAACAAGCGCGCTGGGCTGGGCAAGGCGCGGTCGCAGCCGGGCGGTCTGACCGGCCGGATGCTCGGGGGCGCGGCCGTAAGGCGCGTGCGATGCGAGATGTAGCGATCGCGAAGAACCGTGCCCGGCGCGACGCGAGTACCGCGGGCAAGGTGGCCGGTCAGCGCTCCAACGTCCGCAAAGCCCCGGCCCGGCAGGCCGCCCGCAAGGCCCTGCGTCGCTCCGCCGCGCGCTTCCACGGCCGTCGAGCCCTGGCCGCGCTGCTGGCTCTGCCGGTGGGGCTGCTCGGGGTCGTATCGACCTGGCTGGGCCGCAAGTTGGGCATCCGCGCCCTCATCCACCCCGGCCGCCGGTTGTTCCGCCGCATCACCGCGACCGCCCGCGCCCAGCGCGAGGACCGCGACACAGCCATCAACGACGTCAAGGACCAGGCAGAGGCCGCAGCCGACGAGGAAGCGGCCAAGGACGTCACGGGCGGGCTGGGGGACCGGGTGCAGCGCCCGGCCGTGCCCGTCCCGGATCAGAGCACCACCACATCGAGCAGTGAGGGAGAGCACGTGTCTGGGTTCCAGTTCGAAGAGCACGCTGCCGAGATGGAGCAGGCAGCACAGTCCTATGACCCCGAGAGCGCCATGGAGATCCTGGCCATGGTCGAGAGCCTGCCCGCCGCGATCACGTCGGTGGCGAACGTGATGAAGACCCTCGCGGAGCGCTCCGACTCGGAGTTTCCGCTGGAGAAGGAAGTCGCGGACGGCTTCAACGACATCTTCGGCGCCCTGATGAGCGCGGTCGCGGTCGCGGAAGACATGGGTCCGCTGTTCCGGCAGGCCCACGAGCAGGACATCGCCCGGCACGAGGACCCCCGCAACGGCCCGGAAGCCGAGAAGGGTTGGAACGTCTGACATGAGCGCTGCCGCTACCGCCAAGAAGAATCAGGCGAGCGGCCCGGTGCTGGACTGGAGCGCCGGTCACGGACCCGTGACCGGTGCTCTGTCCGCGACCACCGGAGCCCTCGCCGTCGCCACCACCGGAGCCGCCACCGCCATGCCGCCCGCCTGGGCCCTCGCGGTCGGGGCGGCCGGCGCCCTCGGTCACACCGTGGCCGGGCTGAAGGTCCGCAATGCGGGCCGCACCCTCGCCTTCAAGGCCGCCTCCTGGCTGGTCGGCGCGGGCTGGACCACCTGGGCCATGACCACCGGCCCCCTCTCCTGGGCCGCACTGGGTTCCCTCGCGACCATCGGCGTGGGTATCGGCGCCGGGGCCCGCTCCGTGGCCCTGTATGAAGAGGCCCGCGAGGACGAAGCGATCGCCGCAGCTGAGCGCCAGGTCGCCCTGGAGCTGTCTGCGGAGCGGCGGGCGATCGCCGCAGCCTGGGTGGAGCGGATCCAGCGAATCTGCAACATCACCGTGAAAGTGCTCGCGGTGGAGATGTGGGAGACCGGCACCGGCTACTCCCTCGACCTGGAACCCCAGGGCGGCATCACCTTCGACCGCATCGCCCAGCACAGCCCGGCCCTGTCCGCGGACGCGGGACTGCCCCACGGCTGCACCGCATCGGCCGGGCCCGGCATCCACCAGGGCCGCACCATCATGGACGTCACCACCTGCAACGTCCTCGCCGAAGCCCGCACCTACCCCGAGGACTACGGCCCCCTGTCACTCCTGACCGGCATCCCCTGGGGCTTTCGCACCAACGGCGACGCCGTGCCCGCGTTCCTGCGCGAGCAGTGCGCCCTCGTGGTCGGCCCGACCGGATCGGGCAAGACCAACATGGTCCACACGATCCTCGCCGGGTTCGCCCGCACCGTGGATGTGCTGCCCTGGGTCATCGACCTCAACGCCGGATCGGCCGGGCTGCCCTGGGTCCTGCCCGCCCTGAACGGCGAACTGACCGGGCAGGACGGCAAGCCGGTGCGGCCAGGGGTCGACTGGCTTGCCGGCACGTACGAGGAAGCCCTGCTGATGCTCGATGCGGCGATCGCGATCGGGCTGCACCGCAAGCGCGCCTACCAGGAACTGTTGTCCCAGCACGACACAGACCTGCTCCCGGTGAGCGCGAAGATCCCGCAGATCATGCTCGTCATCGACGAGGGCGCGGAGATCCTGACCAGCACCGACCGGCAGATGAAGGAACTCGCCAAGCGGATCTACGAGTTCATCCGCATGCAGCGCGCCATGGGCGGGCGCACGGTCATCACCGCCCTCGGGGCGACCGGCAGCATCCTCGGCAATCTCCTCATCCGCCGGGAAGCCAAGGTCCGGGTCGCGCTGACCGGCGGGGAGACCGAGGGCATGGACCTGTCCAAGATGTTCCCCGGCCGCCGGGGCCTGCGCGTGGACCAAGCCCCGTTCAAGGGCGCCGGGTTCATGGGCACCCCCGAATCACCGGGGGCGCTGTTCAAGGCGTGGCGGATCAAGCCCAGCCAGATCCGCGACATCACCGTCGCTACCTCCGAGCGGCACCCGCGCCTCGATGCCATCTCCGCCAAGGCCGCAGGTCCGGACTACGCGCGGCGCTGGGATACGGAGCGCACCGCATGGATGCGCGACCTCACCCCTGATAGCGGTGACGCCGATCCTGCTGCGGCGGGTTCGGCGGGCGGGTTGAACCTGTCGGCGCACCGGCAGGGGTCTTCGGAGGATGAGCTGCTGCGCCGGTTCCGCAAGGAGATCGACGCTCAGTTCGCCACCGCACCCGACCCTGACCAGCCGCCGCCCGCACCGGGGTTGAACCTGTCCGCGCTGCGCGGACAGGTCGAGCAGGACAGCCCCGCACAGCGGGCCGCACTCGCCGCGCTGTACGCGGCGGGGGCGGAGGGCACCGGGGCTTCCGCGATCGCCCGCGCCCTCGCGGAGGAGCACGGCACGAACCGGCAGACGGTTGTCGGCTGGCTCAAGGCATGGGTGGAGGACGGCACCGCGCTCCGGGTCGGAGAGGGCACCAAAGCCCGCTACGTCCACCGCGACCACGCCCCCGAACCCCCGCCCGGTGGCTAGCACTTGTCGCTTGTCGCCCGCCGTGCACAGAGACCCCTCCTGGGGTGTCGCGTGGGGTCGGAAACGGTGTTTGACCTGGGAGGCGACAAGCGACAAGACAAGACAAGCGACAAGCCGCACGACAAGTCAGACGACAAGCAACGCGACAAGCCATCGGCGGGCAGCACCCCAGACGCGGGCGCTGCCCGCCGGCCATCTCCCCGGAGGCTGCTCGTGTTCATCACCCTGTCC
Proteins encoded in this window:
- a CDS encoding RRQRL motif-containing zinc-binding protein; protein product: MPTAYAKCYDPLRLRYGIPTYPWRMAPEGLATRRQLRAMGLRPGGQLIVAQTMRINRRQGGPRVAYLYDIARAKPVRPMTSRKWGALALAMLARRTCPVCQVAYSYCIPTSLGMCVLCADEQCTA